The following DNA comes from Anaerolineae bacterium.
GCCAGGTAGCCATTTTTCTACATAGCACATTCTCCACATGTCGTCAAGGCGGCCAGCGCCGATGTCTCCATCCGCCCCTTGACATCCTCCCCAGATGCAATACACTATCCGCAACCTGATTGCCCGGAGGGAGCATGTCCGGCCGCCGCTGGTTTCATCTCGCGCTGGCCGTGGGAGTGTTCGCCGCATGCGCCGGCCTCCTCTTTCTCCTCAACCTGCCATCGTCGGCCGCCGGCCCTGCATCTCCCCATGCCGCGCCGACGCCCATCTACACCCGCGTCTACCGCCAGGGGCTGAACGGCTACGCCGGCGCCGCCGACGTCACCATCCAGCGCGCCTTCCCCGACACCAATTTCGAGGGGCAGACATACCTGCGCCTGCACTGCAACGACCATACGCGACTACCGGAGCAGGCCGGCGTCCTCATCCGCTTCGACCTGAGCGACCTGCCGCGCAATGCCCGCGTCCTCTCCGCCACGTTTCAACTGGTCACCTTCAGCAGGAACATCACCGATGACCTGCTGGTCAGTTTCCACGTGCTCAGCCGCACCTGGGAAGCCGGGCAAGTGACTTGGAACCGGCCGCGCGTCGGCGAGGCATGGGCCACCCCCGGCGCGAACGACATCTGGTATGACCGCCGGGAGGAATGGGAAAGCTGGGCGCTCTTCCGCCTGACCAATCCTCCCCAGGCCCGCTATTCCTGGGATGTCACCCAGGCGGTCCAGTACTGGGTGGAACAGCCCCGCTGGAATCATGGGGCCAAACTGCTGGCATACATCGGCCAGCGGCGGGAGGTGCAGTACGATGCCTATTCCTCCGAGGCGCCGTACCCCGACCTGCGTCCCCAGCTCGTGGTGACCTATACCCTGGACCCGGCGGTGCCGACGCCGACCGATGTACCGCCAACGCCGACCGCCACCCCCACCCGCCGGCCGGAAGGCCCGCTCTATCGCGAGACCTTCCAGCAGGGGCTCAACGGCTATTTCGGCGTCAGCGACACTTATCTCTACCGCCGCGCGCCCGACATCTTCTTCAGTGAATCCATCAGCCTGCACTTGCGCTGGCAGGACAAGGATGAGACCGGCTTCGTGGATCGGGATGAGAGCAACCCTCTCATCCACTTCGACCTGCGCTCTATCTCCAGCCATGCGCTGGTGACCTCTGCGACGCTTTACCTGTACGCCTTTTACCAGAGCAATTCCAGTTACCTGGATGTCACCAGCCACCGCGTCCTGCGGGATTGGGACCGCCGGCTGGCCACCTGGCGGGAGGCCGCGCCGGGCGTCCCATGGTACGCTGAAGGCTGTGGCGCGCCCGAGCGAGACTTTCAGAAGCGGGAGAGCGATTGGGTGGATATGCCGGCCGCCGGCGCATGGTACGCCTTCAACGTGCGCGACATGGTCCAGCACTGGGTCTGGTACCCGGAGCAGAACTTTGGCCTCCTGCTCAAACCGCATGTGGATGTCAACGTGGGCTACAGCTTCTACTCATCCGAAGCGCCCACCCAGACCCTGCGGCCGCGGTTAGTGGTGGAGTACTGGCTGCCGGCGGATGTGCCGACGGCGACCCCCACGCCGGCCGGCGCCGCCAGCCCCACCCCCTCCCCTACACCGTCTGTCACCTGGACCCTCACCCCTTCGTCCACGCCGACGCCCACCCACAGCGCGACCCCTTCACCCACGCCAACAGCCACATCTTCCCCGACCTGGACGGCGAGTCCGACGGCTACCGCTACGGAAACTCCCACCAGCACCGCCACCCCTTCTGGGACCCCACCGCCTACGGAGACTCCGTCGCCGACCGCGACCGCGACGTCCACCGCCACGCCGCTATGGTGGGCGGTAAGACTCCCGCTGGTGCTAAAAGGGTGGTAAGAGGATCGCGTCAGGGGCTTCAGCCGGCCAGCGCCGGCACGATGAAGGCGAAGAGGCACAGCCAATCGAG
Coding sequences within:
- a CDS encoding DNRLRE domain-containing protein, producing the protein MSGRRWFHLALAVGVFAACAGLLFLLNLPSSAAGPASPHAAPTPIYTRVYRQGLNGYAGAADVTIQRAFPDTNFEGQTYLRLHCNDHTRLPEQAGVLIRFDLSDLPRNARVLSATFQLVTFSRNITDDLLVSFHVLSRTWEAGQVTWNRPRVGEAWATPGANDIWYDRREEWESWALFRLTNPPQARYSWDVTQAVQYWVEQPRWNHGAKLLAYIGQRREVQYDAYSSEAPYPDLRPQLVVTYTLDPAVPTPTDVPPTPTATPTRRPEGPLYRETFQQGLNGYFGVSDTYLYRRAPDIFFSESISLHLRWQDKDETGFVDRDESNPLIHFDLRSISSHALVTSATLYLYAFYQSNSSYLDVTSHRVLRDWDRRLATWREAAPGVPWYAEGCGAPERDFQKRESDWVDMPAAGAWYAFNVRDMVQHWVWYPEQNFGLLLKPHVDVNVGYSFYSSEAPTQTLRPRLVVEYWLPADVPTATPTPAGAASPTPSPTPSVTWTLTPSSTPTPTHSATPSPTPTATSSPTWTASPTATATETPTSTATPSGTPPPTETPSPTATATSTATPLWWAVRLPLVLKGW